The following DNA comes from Frankia casuarinae.
CGAGCAGGGAGGTCGCCATTGCCTGGCCCGTCTCCCAGGCGAGCCGGCTGGGGATGGCCTTCGGGTCGACCGAGTAGAAGTTCCGCCCGGTGGGCAGCACGTTGACCAGACCCCGCAGCGGCGAGCCGCTGGGACCGGCCGAGACGTAGCCGCCGTCGAGGGCGTGCAGCACGGCGGTGACCTCGTCGGTGGTCCGGGCGAGCCGCGGCACGATCTCCGTGGCGGCGAACCGCAGCACGGCCGCCACCGTCTCCCGGACCGGGTCGGTCTCCGCGTCCGCGTCCATGCCTGCCGGGCCGTGGACTTTCCTTGCCTTTCCAGAGGCTTTTGTGTCCGGTTTATCCCTCTGGATAGGCAAGGGGGGCAAGGGGATGGTCGCTGGCGAGGGAGGGGGGACGAGGACGGTCGTCACCACGTCGGATGCGGCCGACGGGTCCCAGGCGCGTTCCTCCATCGCCGTTACCAGGGCGAGCGCCGTCGCCTCGGCGGCGTCGACCGTGCCGCGGGCCGCCCGGTCGTCCTCGACGAGCCCGAGGGCCTCCCGCAGCCCCGGCAGGGTGACGCGCCCGCCCCACATCTGCCGGGCCCGCAGCATCGCGAGCACCAGGTTGATCCGCGCCCCGCCGGTCGGTGCTTCGCCGAGCACGTGCAGGCCGTCGCGGATCTGCGCGTCCTTCACCTCGCACAGCCACCCGTCGACGTGCAGCAGGAAGTCGTCGAACTCGGCGTCGTGCGGCCGGTCGGTCAGTCCCAGGTCGTGATCGAGCCGGGCGGCCTGGATCAGCGTCCAGATCTGCGCCCGGATGGCCGGCAGCTTCGCCGGATCCATGGCGGCGATGGTGGCGTGCTCGTCGAGCAGCTGTTCCAGGCGGGCCAGGTCGCCGTAGCTCTCCGCGCGGGCCATCGGCGGAACCAGGTGATCGACCAGGGTCGCGTGCGCCCGGCGCTTCGCCTGCGTGCCCTCGCCCGGGTCGTTGACGAGGAACGGGTAGATCAACGGCAGGTTGCCGATCGCCGCGTCGGTCGGACAGGACGCGGACATGCCCACGGTCTTGCCGGGCAGCCACTCCAGCGTCCCGTGCTTACCCAGATGGACGACGGCGTGCGCGCCGAAGCCGCCGGAACTATCGGAGCCGCCGGAGCCGCCGGCGAGCCACCGGTAGGCGGCGAGGTAGTGGTGGCTCGGCGGCAGGCCGGGATCGTGATAAATGGCGACCGGGTTCTCCCCGAAGCCGCGTGGCGGCTGGACCAACAGCACGATGTTGCCGGCCTGCAGCGCGGCGAGCACGATCTCCCCGTCCGGATTCGCGGACCGGTCGACGTACAGCTCGCCGGGCGCGGGCCCCCAATGCCGTTCGACGCTCTCCCGCAGGTCGGCGGGCAGGGTGTCGAACCACGCCCGGTACCGCGCCGCGCTGATCCGGACCGGGTTGCCGGCGAGCTGCTCCTCGGTCAGCCAGGCCGGATCCTGCCCGCCCGCGGCGATGATCGCGTGGATCAGGGCGTCACCGTCCTCGGCCGTGACCCCCGGCAGCGCGTCCGGGCCGTCGTCGGGCCCGATGTCGTATCCAGCCGCGCGCATCGCCCGCAGCAGGCGCACGACGCTCGCCGGGGTGTCGAGGCCCACCGCGTTGCCGATCCGGGAGTGCTTCGTCGGGTAGGCCGAGAGCATGAGCGCCACCCGGCGTTCGGCCGGTGGGACGTGCCGCAGCCGGCCGTGCGCGACGGCGATGCCGGCCACCCGGTCGGCGCGTTCGGTGTCGGCGACGTAGCTTGTCAGCCCATCCGCATCGATCTCCTTGAAGGAGAACGGCACGGTGATCAGGCGCCCGTCGAACTCGGGGATCGCCACCTGTGTCGCCGCGTCCAGCGGGGACAGCCCGTCGTCCGACTCCGCCCACGTCGCCCGGCCGCTGGTCAGGCACAGTCCCTGCAGGATCGGGATGTCCAGCGCGGCCAGCGCGCCGACGTCCCACGCCTCGTCGTCGCCTCCGGCGCAGGAGTGCGCCGGCTGGCTGCCACCCGCGGCGAGCACGGTGACGATCAGCGCGTCCGCCCGCCCGAGGGTGGCGAGCAACTCGGGTTCGGCGGCGCGCAGCGACGCGCAGTACACCGGCAGCGGATCCCCGCCGGCACGCTCGACCGCGGCACAGAGTGCCTCGACGAACGCGATGTTCCCGGCGACGTGGTGCGCGCGGTAGTACAGGACACCGATGACCGGCCGCACCGCGACCGGCCGCACCGCGACCGGCCGCACCGCGACCGGCCGCACCGCGACCGGCCGCACCGCGACCGGCCGCACCGCGACCGGCCGCACCGCGTTCCCCGCGAGGACGTCCGGGACGTCCCGGCTGGCTGATGCGTCCGGGGTGGCTGATGCGTCCGGGGTGGCTGATGCGTCCGGGGTGGCTGATGCGTCCCGGCTGGCTGATGCGTCCGCGGCCCGGTCGAGCACCCCCCAGGCCGGGATGGTCACCGGTGGGGCGAATCCGGTACCGGACAGTAGCAGGGTGTCGGCGAGGAATCGGTGCAGCTCGCCGAGGTTGGCCGGACCGCCCTGGGTTAGGTAGGCGTGTGCCTCGGCACAGATGCCGCCGGGCACCGTGGAGACGGCCATGAGCTCCGCGTCCGGGGTCTGTTCGCCACCGAGCACGACCACCGGGCGCGGGCCGGCGAGCAGCGTGTCGAGCCCCTCCTCCCAGGTCCGCCGGCCGCCGAGGATGCGCACCACGACCGCATCGGCACCGCTGGTCAGCGCCGGGAGATCGGCGACGGAGAGCCGGGCCGGGTTGGCGAGGCGGTAGCTGGCTCCGCTCGCCCGCGCGGAGAGTAGGTCGGTGTCGGACGTCGACAGCAGCAGGACGACCGCGTCAACCTCCGTCTCCCCGGCTCCTGGTGTCTCCCCGGCTTCGCGGGCGAACGCGGTCGACGGATCGTCGGAAGGGTCGTCGGACGGATCGGTGGGAGGAGTCTGCACAGGCGACATGGTGATGCCTTTCCCGGGGGTCCACGCCCCGCGTCGGTGGCCGTGCCTGGGGCGCACTCCCCGGTGACGGTGGCGGGACCGCACCGGATTCGCATCGGATTCGCACCGGACTTCCTCGCCGTTCGCCGCTCGTGGCCCCGTCACGATCGCAGAGAGGTGGGCGGTGTTGTCAAGCACTCCGCTGTCGTCGTGACAAAGAAACGATCAACCGGCATCGCCCGAGTCCGGCACGTATGCTCCGCCGGTGCCCACCAGTCCGCGGGAGCGTGTCCGCGACGCCTGCCCCGGTGTGCTGACGACGCATCCGGCCGCGGACGGCGCGCTCGCGCGGCTGCGGCTGCCCGGGGGCCGGCTGACCGCCGCCGCGGCGAAGACCCTCGCCGGCTGCGCGCGGGAGTTCGCCGACGGCCACCTTGAGCTCACCTCCCGGGCGAACGTGCAGCTACGCGGCCTGGCCGACGGCACGGCCGAGGAGCTCGCCGCCCGGGTGAGCGCGGTTGGCCTGCTGCCCTCGACGACGCACGAGCGGGTCCGCAACATCGTGGGCTCGCCGCTGTCCGGACGCGGCGAGGCCGGCTGCCGGGACATCGCGCCGGTCGTCGCCGAGCTGGACCGCCGGCTGTGCGCGGATCCGGCTCTCGCCGCGCTGCCCGGCCGGCTGCTGTTCGCCGTCGACGACGGCAGCGGGGACCTGGCCGGGCTGCCCGCGGACCTCGCGCTGCGTGCCCTGCCTTCCGGGGAGATGCTGCTGGCCGTCGCGGGCGCGACCCGCGCGCTGCGGTTGCCCGTCCACGTCGCCGTACCCGCGCTCCTCGCCGCGACGCGGGCCTTCATCGAGGCCCGCGCCGCGGCGGGCACCGCCGCGACGGCCTGGCGGATCGCCGAGTTGCCGGGCGGACCGGGCGGACAGGACGGCCTGCTCGCGGCTGCCGCGACCGAGGCCGGGGTCGTTGGGATCGTCCAGGCCGCTGGAATCGCTCAGGCTGCTGGGAGCGCCACCGTTCGGGCCGGCGCGTGGCCCGGTCCGCATCCGCAGCGTGATGGCCGCCGGGCGTTGACCGTGCTCGTCCCCCTGGGGCGGCTGAGCGCCGACCAGCTCGACCTGCTCACCGCCGCCGCGGCGGCCGGTGGTGGTGACGGTGCTGGCGGAGCGGGCGATGCCGAAGACGGCGTCCTGGTTGTGACGCCGTGGCGGTCCGTCGTGCTCCGCGATCTCGACCCGGCCGAGGCTACCCGGTGGTCGAGGGCGGCGGCGGACGCGGGCCTGGTCGTCGATCCGGCATCATCCTGGGTCGGCGTGACGAGCTGTGCCGGTCGGCCGGGATGCGCCCGGGCGTTGGCGGATGTCCGCCGCGACGCGGCGGTGTCCGTGCGGATCCGAGCTGACGACCCGTCGGCGCCGACGCACCCGGCCGGGAGGCCGCGAGCCCTCCCACCCGTCCCGGTTGGCCCGGCCCTCGCGCCGGTGCACTGGTCGGGTTGCGAGCGGCGCTGCGGGCAACCGGGAGGACGGGTGGTGGAGGTTGTGGCGACCGGGTCCGGCTACCGGATCCGTCGGACGGGTCTCGGAGCCGCCGCCGTCGCATCCGTCGGAGCGGATGGCGGTGAGGCGACGGTCGTGTCGTCGAGCCCCGTCGACGGTCACCGGGACCTGGCCGCGGCCGTCAGGTCGGCGAGGAGGCTGGCATGAACGGCGCATCAGACATGAGCGGTGTGCAACGTTACGCCTACGTTCGCGACGGCGCGGAGATCTACCGTCGGTCGTTCGCGACGATCCGGGCCGAGGCGCGTCTCGATCGACTGCCCGGTGACGTCGCCCGGGTCGCGGTCCGCATGATCCACTCCTGTGGAATGGTGGATCTCGTCGACGATCTCGCTTTCACCCCCAGCGTGGTCGCTGCGGCGCGCGCGGCGTTGCTGGCCGGCGCCCCGGTGCTCTGTGACGCGCAGATGGTGGCGGCCGGTGTGACCCGCCGTCGGCTGCCCGCCGCGAACGAGATTCTCTGCCTGCTCGGTGATCCCCGGGTGCCGCGGCTCGCCGAGCGGCTGGGCACCACCCGCAGCGCCGCGGCGGTGGATCTGTGGGCGGATCGACTCGCCGGCTCCGTGGTGGCGGTCGGGAACGCTCCGACAGCGCTGTTCCGCCTGCTGGAACTCGTCGCGGCCGGAGCCGGGCGACCGGCGGCGGTGCTCGGCGTGCCCGTGGGGTTCATCGGCGCCGCGGAGTCCAAGCAGGCCCTCGTGGATGATCCGGCCCGGTTGGAGTATCTCGTCGTGCACGGCCGGCGGGGCGGCAGCGCGATGGCGGTCGCCGCGGTCAACGCGATCGCGAGCGAGGAGGATTAATGGTGCCGTCGAAGGGCCGGCTGTGGGGAGTCGGGGTTGGACCGGGGGATCCCGAGCTCGTCACCCTCAAGGCGGCCCGCCTGATCCGTGACGCCGACGTGATCGCCTACCACAGCGCCCGGCACGGCCGCAGCATCGCCCGGTCGGTCGCCGCGAGCCAGCTGCGCGGCGACCAGATCGAGGAGGCGCTGGTCTACCCGGTCACCACCGAGACGACCTCCCACCCCGGTGGCTACCGCGGCGCGATCGACGAGTTCTACGAGGACTGCGCCAAGCGGCTGGCCGTCCACCTCGACGCCGGCCGGGACGTCGTGGTCCTCAGCGAGGGTGACCCGTTCTTCTACGGCTCGTTCATCCACCTGCACCGGCGCCTCGCCGACCGGTACCCGACCGAGGTCGTGCCGGGGGTGACGTCCCTGTCGGCGGGGTGCGCGGTGCTCGGCCGGCCGCTGGTCGAGGGCAACGAAGTCCTCACCGTGCTGCCGGGCACGCTGCCGCCGACGGTCCTCGCCGAGCGTATCGCCGGCACGGACACCGCCGTCGTGCTCAAGATGGGACGGACCTTCCCGGGGGTCCGGGACGCCTTCACCGCCGCGGGACGTCTCGCGGACACCTGGTACGTGGAACGGGCCACCACCTCCGGCCAGCGCATCGCCCCGCTCGGTGCGGTAGACCCGGCCACGGTGCCGTACTTCTCGCTCGCGGTACTGCCGAGCCCGGTCCGGGGGCCGGACGATCCGGCGCCGCTGCGCGCGTCGCAGGCGGGCTGGGTACCAACGGCGCCCACCGTTGGTAAGGCTGGCGCCGTTGGTACCGGCGGCACGCCCGGCGCGGGGGAGGTCGTCGTGGTGGGCCTCGGACCGGGCGCCGCGGGCTGGTTGACGCCGCAGGCCGCCGAGGCGCTGGCCGCCGCCGACGACCTCATCGGCTACGGCCCCTACCTCGACCGGGTGCCGGTCGATCAACGCCAGCGCCGGCACGCCTCGGGGAACACCGTCGAGGCCGAGCGCGCCGAGCTCGCCCTCGAACTGGCGGCCGGCGGCGCGAACGTCGCCGTGGTCTCCTCCGGTGATCCCGGGGTCTTCGCGATGGCCACGGCCGTCGTCGAGGCCGCGGCGGCGGAGCGGTTCGCGGGCGTCGAGGTGCGGGTCGTGCCCGGGCTGACCGCCGCGCAGGCGGTGGCGAGCCGGGTCGGGGCGCCACTCGGCCACGACTTCTGCGTGCTGTCGCTGTCCGACCGACTCAAGCCGTGGGAGGTCATCGAGCGGCGGCTGCGGGCGGCGGCCGCGGGCGACTTCGTCCTGGCGCTGTACAACCCGGCTTCCCGTACCCGTCGCCATCAGCTGGAGCGGGCCCACGAGGTGCTGCTCGAACACCGCCCCTCGGACACGGTGGTGGTTATCGGCCGGGATGTCGGCGGTCCCACCGAGAGCATCACCGTGACGAGCCTCGGTGCGTTCGACCCGGCCGAGGTCGACATGCGCTGCCTGCTGCTCATCGGCTCGTCGACGACCCGGGTGGTGCGCCGTGGCCCCGGCCGGGACCTCGTGTTCACTCCACGTCGTTACCCGGTCACCTAGCCTCCGGTCACCTAGCCTCCGGTCACCTGGGCCCCGGTCACCTGGGCCCCGGTCACCTGGGCCATGGTGGTGCGACCCAGGCCACGGCGGCGTCGACATCGTCGACCGCGGCCACCCCGGGTGGCAGCGGCGGGCGGTCGACCATGACGACCGGCAGACCGAGGTCCCGGGCGGCGGCGAGCTTCGCCGCGGTCATCGTTCCGCCACTGTTCTTGGTCACGAGGACGTCGACGCGGTGCCGGCGCAGCAGGGCGGTCTCCCCGGCGACGTCGAACGGCCCACGATCGAGGATGACGGTCAGTCGTGGCGGTACCGGGCCGGTCGGCGGCTCGACCGACCGGGCCAGGAACCAGGGCCGGTGCAGGCCGGCGAACAGGGCGAGGTCGGTTCGCCCGGTGGTCAGGAACACCCGTGGGGCTGGATCGGAATGCGGGCGCGGTCCGGGTAGGACGAACCGGTCGAGCAGGGCGACCGCGCCGGCCAGCGACGGGACCCGGCGCCAGTCGTCGCCGGGCTGCTCGCGCCAGCTCGACCGGCGCAGGACGAGCAGCGGAACGCCGGTGGCGCGCGCGGCCTGTGCGGCGTGCGTGGTCATCGTCGCGGCGAACGGGTGGGTCGCGTCGACCACCGCATCGATCCGTTCGGCCCGCAGGTAGTCGGCCAGGCCCGCCGCCCCGCCGAAGCCGCCGATCCGGATTTGGCAAGACGGTGGCAGCGCAGGCTCGCGGACTCGACCGGCCAACGAGTAGACGATCTCGATGCGTTCCGTGCCGGCGGGATCCGGGGAGCCGAGCCTGGTCGCCAGGCGGCGCGCCTCCCCGGTTCCGCCGAGCAGCAGCAGGCGGCGTGCCCCGGTCACCGAGCCCCGGGGGCGCCCGGTCACCGAGCCCGAGGGGCGGGATCCGGGCCACACGGCGCGGCGTTTGCCGGGGAGGCCTGGGAAACCGGGGAGGCCGGGGGAACGGACGACACGCATCCGTCCGGTCCGAAGCGTTCCCGGGAGTACAGGTAGCTGTCCCGGAAACCCTCCGCGGCCAGGGCGCGACCCACGATGATCACGGCCGTCCTGGTGAGCCCCGCGGCCCGCGCCCGACCGGCGATGTCGGCGAGCGTGCCGCGCAACACGATCTCGTCGGCCCGGCTGGCCCAGGCGACGACGGCTGCCGGGCAGTCCGTACCGTAGTTCGGCACGAGCTCGGCGACGAGCGTCTCGATACGGTGCACGGCCAGGTGCAGCACGAGGGTCGCCCCCGACCGGCCGAGGGTGGCGAGGTCCTCGCCGGGCGGCATGGGACTGGACAGCACGGCCGTGCGGGTCAGCACCACGCTCTGGGCGACGCCGGGAACCGTCAGCTCCCGGCGCAGCGACGCCGCCGCCGCGGCGAAGGCGGGGACACCCGGCGTCACGTCGTAGGCGATCCCGGCCGCGTCGAGCCGGCGCATCTGCTCGGCGACGGCGCTGTAGAGCGACGGGTCGCCGGAGTGCAGGCGGGCGACGTCGTGACCGGCGGCGTCGGCCGCGACCAGCTCCGCGACGATGTCGTCCAACGGCATCCGGGCGGTGTCGACGAGACGGGCCCCGGGCGGGCAGTGTGCCAGCAGCTCGACCGGGACGAGACTGCCGGCGTACAGGCAGACCGGGCAGGACGCGATCAGATTCCGGCCGCGGACGGTGATGAGGTCGGCGGCGCCCGGTCCGGCCCCGATGAAGTGCACGGTCACGCCGGCCCCCGCCGGTTGTCTCCGGGCAGCTGGACGTCTCCGGGCAGCTCGGCGGCGGGGGCGGCGGACGCTCGGCGCATGCTGCTGGGCACAACCGGGCACGCTAGCAGGACGCCGGCGGCGGCGAGCCCCCTCGGGGACGCTCCGGCACGGGCGTCGCTGGGCGTCGCGATCCGGCTGCTCGCGCACTGACGGGAAGCCGGACACCGCCCTCCGGAACGTCAGAGAGACCGCGGCCGCCGCGCCGCCACCCCCTCACCGGTTGCGGCGTGGGCCGTGGCCGCAGGCCGTGACCTGCGCCGCGGCCTCGTCCCTGCCAGCGGACGCCGGCTCGGTCCGCACCGGGTCACCCGGCGACGGGCCGGGCTGCGACGGGTTGGTCGGTGTGCCGTCCTCGTCGGAGCCGGCCCGCGCGACGGTGGCCGGGGTGCCGGTGTACAGCGGCGGTAGGGTGGTCAGCCCCCGAACCGTCGCGGGCCGGAAGATCCGTCGTTTCCGCCACACGAACAGTCCGGCCGCGATGGCCAGGACACCGCGGCCGTTGATTGTGTAGAGCGCGATCCCGCCTTCGTACTGCAGGATCGCGGCCACCAGCGCCAGCAGGCCCAGGAGAGCCGCTGGATGGCGACATTCGCGCAGCGCGTACTCCAGTCGGACGAGGACGAATCCTGCCAGAGCCGCGAGGGTCACCATCCACGGCGGACCGCCGATGGGCAGCAGCTCACCGAGCTGGGTGGGCAGGCGGTCGAACGCGTTGGTGATCCCGTAGGTGTCGGACAGGCGCGTCTTGAGGGAACGCGACTCCAGGTCGGAATTCAGTTTGTCGGGATTGAGAAAACGCGGGACGGCGATGTTGACGTCGTTCCACAGGGTTACCGGACCGATGGGCGGAGAACCGTCGCGGAGCCGTCGCAGGATTATCGACGGGTAGGAGTTCCCGTCCAGGCGGACCCCGAGGTCTCCCACCTCGCCCGGGTTTATCCCGCCTTCCAGATGGGTCAGACCGGAGGCCAGGGCCTGCAGGCGCTGCCCGGGACCCACGCTGTACCCGAACACCTGCCGGCCCGCGTCCGCGCGTGCCCCGTAGATGACGACGTAGGCCAGAACCACGAGCGCGACGACCGAGACGAGCTGCCGTCGGCGTATGGGAATCCCGACGATGGACAGTAGGTAGATCACCGCGCCCGCGGCTATCGCCACCGGCAGCCGCTGCCCCGCCAGTGTGTGCAACGTACACTGGACGCCGAGCACCGGGAGGAATCCGCGGCCCTTCGTCCGCACGAGCACGGCGAAGCTTCCCAGGGCGAGGCCGACGACCAGGAACTGCGTCGCGAAGCCGCTGACGAGGTAGGGACTGCCGGTGACCGTCGAGGGGTCCGCGTGGCCGGGCGAGGTGTTCCTGCCGACCGCTGTCACGGCCACCGCAGCCAGGGCCAGCGGAGTCAGGACCCGCCAGTCGAAGAAGTCCAAGACTTCCTCCCGGCGGAAACCGGTGGACGGCGGCGTGCGCGGGGTCGCGAAGCGATAACCGAAAGCGAACGCGAGCAGGGAGAACCCGACCAGAACGGTGTAGGCCGCGACGTCGGACTCCGTGGTCAACAGCCGGTTGTCACTGTAGGACGGCACCAGGACCTGCAGGACCTCCGTCACCCCGTGGTAGACGATGGCGGCACCGACGAACATCAGCCCGAGACTGGACACGGCGTGCCGGCCCCGACCGCGAACCACCACGACCAAGGCGAGCCCCTGCAGCAGCAGACCCAGCGCTAGCGTGGCCGACACTCCGCACCTCCGCCCGTCGTGCCGGGTGCTCTCCGGGGGAGCCCCGGTCCGATGGTGACCGGCCCGGGCGACCCGAACCGCGCCATCCTTCCCGCATGGTGAACAGGCTTGATAAATCCGTTTACAGACGATTTCTGAACGGCCGCCGTTGCACGTCTGCTTCCGGCGTTGGGCTGAAGACCGTCGACCGGATAGCTCCGCGTGCTGCCCATGAACATCTCCGGACCGATCTCTACCAGGCCGCAGCCCAGATCTTCGTCGACCTCGTGGAGTACACCGACTCCCCACGGGCCTGAGCCGGGCCGGTGGTGGACGGGCCGGGTCACGACGCCGCGGGTGGGGGGGCCTCGCGGTTGGCGCCCCGCAGCGCCAGCGTCATGATCCTGCGTTCCGGGGGTTGCTCCGGAATGGCCGCGGCGGTGTCGGTTGTTCGGTCGGGACGGTCGGGACGGTCGGGACGGTCGAATCTGTCGGGACGTTCGAAGGGGATGGGCTCGCGCACCGGCATCGCCGCGTCCCCCCGGACGACGACGAGCCCGTCCAGTACCTCCTCCAGCAGCGGCGCCGCCGTCACGTCGACCGCGGCCGCACCGGTGATGACCGCACAGAGGATCCACCGCGGCCCCTCGATGCCGAAGATGCGGGCGGGCAGGCGGCCGACGGCCGTGTCGAGCGGCATGCGCAGCTCGGGGCCGTAGGGCCCGTCCTCGTCGTTCCATTCCGTGTCCTCCGGTGCCGAGAGCACCAGGTCCTCGCGGATCGACGCCCACAGGCCGCCGCTGCGCGGGGCGGCGAGGACGGACAGCTCCAGGACGGATGTCCCGTCCATCGCGGCCAGGGTGGGCATCGGCCCGGAGGCCGAGACCCGGATCCGGGTGCCGTTCACCCGCGGCACCACGAGAGCTCCGAAATCCGCTCGCGCCCGGCCGTCATCGGGCGCGTCCACCGCGTCGAACGGACCCCGGCCCAGCCGGGCGCCCCCGCTCGTCGTGGCGCTGGTTCCCGTGGCACCGGTTCCCGTTTCACCGGGCTTCCTCGCGTCACCGTCGCCCTTACCGGCCGCGGTACCGGCCGCGGTACCGGCCCCGGTACCGGCCCCGGTGCCGGCATGGTCGTCCGGCTCCGGCTGCGCCGACTTTCGGCGCCGACGGTGGATGAGTAGCCCTCCTAGCATCCTGACCACCTCCCAGGAAGAAGCTTGGAGTGGCTGATGGATTACTTAAGGTAGGCGCGCCGCTGGTGGGGCCGGGAGATTCCCCGGGAGGTTGGCCGGGCCGCAACGTCCTCGGATCGGCCCTGATGGAGGCACGCGACAGGTCGCGGGCGGTGTACGGCCCCCGCGATGTGCCCGAGTAAATCGCGCAACGGGATGGCCGGGCGCTGAGTTGTCCGGGACCATCGGACAGGTGTCAGTTCCACATCAGAAGGCGTCGCTGCCTAAGTCCTGGATGGTCTCCGAGTCACTGAGCGGAGGGATGAAGCTCCCTTTCGTTGTCGGCCTGGACGACTCGGACACGCCCTACGACGTCGTCGACGCACTCGCCCTGGCTCCTTTCACAACCGGTGAGCAGCCCTGGGCCCGCAGTGCCCGGGTCGACCGGCTCCGGCCGGGAGCCACGCTGCTGCCGTCAGGGGCAAGGGTCCTGCGCGCGGTTGTCGAGGAGTCCCGCGATTCACGTCTCGCGGTCGGCGAGGGCTGGACAGTGCGAGCCGTGCGCTGGCGCGGCGGGGGTGGTGAGGTGACCGTCACCGCGGTGAGCGAACAGCTCGCCCGGGTGGTGATCGAGGACGTGCTCCGCTCGTCCGTCGCCGAGAGCGGTGCGGACAACGCCGTCAACATGGGTTTCTGGTATCTGTCCAGTCAACGTGGTCCGATCCGGACCAGCCGCCGGACGGCCACCACGACGTGGGCTTCGATCCGCGCCAACTACGCGTCGGCCGCCGTGGGCCCGCTCGACCGGCTCATGGCGGTTCGCCGGGACAACGTGGTCGGCCGCCTGATCCTCCTGCATGGTCCGGCGGGAACCGGGAAGACGACCGTGCTGCGGGCCCTGGCGAACGAATGGCGATCCTGGTGCCAGGTCGACTGCGTCCTGGATCCCGAGGCGCTGTTCGCCGATCCCGCCTACCTGATGGAGGTCGCGATCGGCTTCGACGACGACGGGGACCCGGAGGGGGAGAGCGCCGACGCCCGCGGCGCCGACGGCGGGGGTACCGACGGCGGGGGTACCGACGGCGGGATCGCGTGGGCCGGGGATGCGGACAGCGGCGATGCCGGGTCCGGGGATGCGGACAGTCATGGTGCCCAGGCCGCGGCGACCGACCGCATGGGCGAGCCACCCGCCCACCGGTGGCGGCTGCTGGTGATCGAGGACTGCGACGACCTGATCCGTGGGGACGGCCGGGGTGCGGCTGGCCAGCAGCTCTCTCGACTGCTGAACCTCACCGATGGTCTGGTCGGGCAGGGCCGCGAGGTGTTGGTCGCCCTGACCACGAACGAGGATCTGCTGCGCATGCATCCCGCGGTTGTCCGTCCCGGCCGCTGTCTTGCCCAGATCGAGGTGGGAGCCCTGCCACACACCGAGGCGGTGTCCTGGCTGGGCTCCGCGGAGGGAGTCCGGTCGAGCATGACGCTGGCGGAGCTGTTCGCCCTGCGGGACGGCCGGGGCCTGCCGCGGCCCACCACCACGGACGCCCGCCACGGCATGTACCTGTGACGGCTGCGCGCCGTACTCCCGATTCGGGCCCGCCTGGCCGGGAGCGGGCCGGGTAGTCCCGCCGGCCCGACGGCGCCGCGCCCTGCGCGGTGCCGTCGGGTGGCCGGACCGTCCCGGTCGGACGCCACCGGTCAGGCATCGCTAAAGTTAGCCACCGGGGAGCAACCGGTGTATTTCGGATCGCCGGATCCTGGTCTTGGTCTCGGTCGTGGGTGAATGTCGGTGAAGGGGTGAATGTCGGTGAAGGGGTGAAGGTCCGGCAACGGCAACGGGGATCGGCCGTCTGCCCGACGGTCCCCGCCGCCGTCTGCCTTGACGACGAGGTTAGCGGTCGTTAACTTGGGGGCGTTGTTTCGGGGCCCGACGTCCACTCGTGGGGGTGACTGTGAGCGCAGCACGCGCCGGAACCATCGCGGGTCGGCGGTCCGACGAGGTCCGGCGGTCCTCGGCCATGCCGGTCCTGACCAGTCGGGTCGATGCCGCGGGTGAACAGGGACGGCGCAATGCCGAGAGGCATTGGCACGCTGTGACCGATCTCCAGGAGCGGTTGGCGGTGGCGGCGGTCGGCGGGTCGG
Coding sequences within:
- the cobN gene encoding cobaltochelatase subunit CobN gives rise to the protein MSPVQTPPTDPSDDPSDDPSTAFAREAGETPGAGETEVDAVVLLLSTSDTDLLSARASGASYRLANPARLSVADLPALTSGADAVVVRILGGRRTWEEGLDTLLAGPRPVVVLGGEQTPDAELMAVSTVPGGICAEAHAYLTQGGPANLGELHRFLADTLLLSGTGFAPPVTIPAWGVLDRAADASASRDASATPDASATPDASATPDASASRDVPDVLAGNAVRPVAVRPVAVRPVAVRPVAVRPVAVRPVAVRPVIGVLYYRAHHVAGNIAFVEALCAAVERAGGDPLPVYCASLRAAEPELLATLGRADALIVTVLAAGGSQPAHSCAGGDDEAWDVGALAALDIPILQGLCLTSGRATWAESDDGLSPLDAATQVAIPEFDGRLITVPFSFKEIDADGLTSYVADTERADRVAGIAVAHGRLRHVPPAERRVALMLSAYPTKHSRIGNAVGLDTPASVVRLLRAMRAAGYDIGPDDGPDALPGVTAEDGDALIHAIIAAGGQDPAWLTEEQLAGNPVRISAARYRAWFDTLPADLRESVERHWGPAPGELYVDRSANPDGEIVLAALQAGNIVLLVQPPRGFGENPVAIYHDPGLPPSHHYLAAYRWLAGGSGGSDSSGGFGAHAVVHLGKHGTLEWLPGKTVGMSASCPTDAAIGNLPLIYPFLVNDPGEGTQAKRRAHATLVDHLVPPMARAESYGDLARLEQLLDEHATIAAMDPAKLPAIRAQIWTLIQAARLDHDLGLTDRPHDAEFDDFLLHVDGWLCEVKDAQIRDGLHVLGEAPTGGARINLVLAMLRARQMWGGRVTLPGLREALGLVEDDRAARGTVDAAEATALALVTAMEERAWDPSAASDVVTTVLVPPPSPATIPLPPLPIQRDKPDTKASGKARKVHGPAGMDADAETDPVRETVAAVLRFAATEIVPRLARTTDEVTAVLHALDGGYVSAGPSGSPLRGLVNVLPTGRNFYSVDPKAIPSRLAWETGQAMATSLLDRYRADTGTWPESVGLSAWGTSAMRTSGDDVAEVLALLGIRPTWDEASRRVSGLEPIDLAELGRPRIDVTVRISGFFRDAFPYVVAMLDDAVRLAAGLDETDEDNFVRAHARADLAGHGDERRATLRIFGSRPGAYGAGLLPLIDSRNWRDDADLAEVYATWGGYAYGRGVDGTPAREDMESAYRRIAIAAKNVDTREHDIADSDDYFQYHGGMVATVRALTGRAPAAYIGDSTRPEAVRTRTLSEETSRVFRARVVNPRWLAAMRRHGYKGAFEMAATVDYLFGYDATAGVVADWMYERLATTYALDPENQKFFAESNPWALHGITERLLEAAARGLWEHPEAATLDALQELYLRTEGDLEDGPTGDA
- a CDS encoding nitrite reductase, with the translated sequence MPTSPRERVRDACPGVLTTHPAADGALARLRLPGGRLTAAAAKTLAGCAREFADGHLELTSRANVQLRGLADGTAEELAARVSAVGLLPSTTHERVRNIVGSPLSGRGEAGCRDIAPVVAELDRRLCADPALAALPGRLLFAVDDGSGDLAGLPADLALRALPSGEMLLAVAGATRALRLPVHVAVPALLAATRAFIEARAAAGTAATAWRIAELPGGPGGQDGLLAAAATEAGVVGIVQAAGIAQAAGSATVRAGAWPGPHPQRDGRRALTVLVPLGRLSADQLDLLTAAAAAGGGDGAGGAGDAEDGVLVVTPWRSVVLRDLDPAEATRWSRAAADAGLVVDPASSWVGVTSCAGRPGCARALADVRRDAAVSVRIRADDPSAPTHPAGRPRALPPVPVGPALAPVHWSGCERRCGQPGGRVVEVVATGSGYRIRRTGLGAAAVASVGADGGEATVVSSSPVDGHRDLAAAVRSARRLA
- a CDS encoding precorrin-8X methylmutase, giving the protein MNGASDMSGVQRYAYVRDGAEIYRRSFATIRAEARLDRLPGDVARVAVRMIHSCGMVDLVDDLAFTPSVVAAARAALLAGAPVLCDAQMVAAGVTRRRLPAANEILCLLGDPRVPRLAERLGTTRSAAAVDLWADRLAGSVVAVGNAPTALFRLLELVAAGAGRPAAVLGVPVGFIGAAESKQALVDDPARLEYLVVHGRRGGSAMAVAAVNAIASEED